From one Fundidesulfovibrio putealis DSM 16056 genomic stretch:
- a CDS encoding substrate-binding periplasmic protein: protein MHAVFAIALILLTAFPARSEPIEFYYPERPPYSYTQDGKPTGLLIELSRDVLFKAGIEATFTEMPAPRMFAELQRDDVQCCLVGALKVPGREAYGVFTRPIFEDSPLVALVLAKNQKLFAGKHSFVELATNNNLKLGLIASWSYGEHVDGVIKKHNTQVTHIPTPTQQGLMLATERFQYTLTRESEVDEIIRLSGRQKKDFLVMPLSDLNERRERFIFCGKGVPTEVIERINAAIDAVRAGSE from the coding sequence ATGCACGCCGTATTTGCCATAGCTCTGATTCTTCTCACAGCGTTCCCGGCACGGAGCGAGCCCATCGAATTCTATTACCCGGAGCGCCCGCCTTACAGCTACACTCAGGACGGCAAACCCACGGGATTGCTTATTGAACTCAGCCGGGACGTCCTCTTCAAGGCCGGGATCGAGGCCACCTTCACGGAAATGCCCGCTCCTCGTATGTTTGCGGAACTGCAACGCGATGACGTCCAGTGCTGCCTTGTCGGCGCCCTCAAGGTGCCCGGCAGGGAGGCTTACGGGGTATTCACGCGGCCCATCTTCGAGGACAGCCCCCTGGTGGCCCTGGTTCTCGCCAAAAATCAAAAACTGTTCGCGGGCAAACACAGCTTCGTGGAACTCGCCACCAACAACAATCTCAAGCTGGGCCTCATCGCGTCCTGGTCCTACGGGGAACACGTCGATGGCGTTATCAAGAAACACAACACCCAGGTGACGCACATTCCGACGCCCACGCAACAGGGGCTCATGCTGGCCACCGAACGTTTCCAGTACACCCTGACCAGGGAATCGGAAGTCGACGAGATCATCAGGCTCTCCGGCAGGCAGAAGAAGGACTTCCTGGTCATGCCGCTCTCCGACCTCAACGAACGCAGGGAGCGCTTCATCTTCTGCGGGAAGGGAGTGCCCACTGAAGTGATCGAACGGATCAACGCCGCCATCGACGCAGTGCGTGCAGGGAGCGAGTGA
- a CDS encoding 5-formyltetrahydrofolate cyclo-ligase, whose product MDKSTLRKAMLARRSALAPADVRAASLRVAALVETLDAWQQAREVLVYLAFGGEVETTALLDALYRRGVRVLAPRCRPGQAGLLDVACVTCLSQLAPGAYGIPEPHPELCPALDDFLPGAALIPAVAFDRRGGRLGFGQGYYDRLLAGPEFADTFLVGLAHGFQVVDALPVDPWDRPVHVVVTDEEIIRV is encoded by the coding sequence ATGGACAAGTCGACTTTGCGCAAGGCCATGCTGGCCCGGCGCTCTGCCCTCGCGCCCGCAGACGTGCGCGCGGCCAGCCTGCGCGTCGCCGCCCTTGTGGAAACCCTCGACGCCTGGCAGCAGGCCCGCGAGGTGCTTGTCTATCTGGCCTTTGGCGGCGAGGTTGAGACCACCGCGCTGCTGGACGCGCTGTATCGGCGCGGCGTGCGGGTGTTGGCACCGCGCTGCCGCCCCGGCCAGGCCGGGCTCCTGGACGTGGCCTGCGTCACCTGCCTGTCGCAGCTGGCCCCCGGCGCGTATGGCATTCCGGAGCCGCACCCGGAGTTGTGTCCGGCCCTGGATGATTTCTTGCCCGGCGCGGCGCTCATCCCCGCCGTGGCTTTCGACCGGCGCGGCGGCAGGCTGGGCTTCGGCCAGGGGTATTACGACCGCCTGCTGGCCGGGCCGGAGTTCGCTGATACGTTTCTGGTCGGGCTGGCGCACGGCTTCCAGGTGGTGGACGCGCTGCCCGTGGACCCCTGGGACCGGCCGGTGCACGTTGTGGTGACGGATGAAGAGATTATTCGGGTGTGA
- a CDS encoding polyphenol oxidase family protein: MSVTVIPFSFPGLPGVRAAFTTAMSGPDRGNISYNVECDPAAVQANRESLQADLGFWSWHSLRQVHGTDIVFEPGAVGSGEPSSLLADGSATSQPGKALVIKTADCQPILLAHESGRFVAGLHVGWRGNVLEFPQKGVAAFCERYGLKPEELMAVRGPSLGPSASQFTNFEAEFGAGFREHFDPATQTVNLWQLTVAQLLAAGLRRERIFGLDLCTHSLRAFHSYRRDKAQSGRQASLIWME; the protein is encoded by the coding sequence ATGTCAGTCACGGTGATACCGTTCAGTTTCCCAGGCCTGCCCGGCGTTCGCGCGGCCTTCACCACCGCCATGAGCGGCCCGGACCGGGGCAACATCTCCTATAATGTGGAGTGCGACCCGGCAGCTGTGCAGGCCAACCGGGAGTCGCTCCAGGCGGACCTGGGCTTCTGGTCCTGGCATTCGTTGCGACAGGTGCACGGCACGGACATTGTGTTCGAGCCGGGGGCCGTGGGCTCGGGCGAGCCGTCAAGCCTCCTGGCCGACGGCTCGGCCACCAGCCAGCCCGGAAAGGCGCTGGTGATAAAGACCGCCGACTGCCAGCCGATTTTGCTGGCGCACGAGAGCGGACGCTTCGTGGCCGGGCTGCACGTGGGCTGGCGCGGCAACGTGCTGGAGTTTCCGCAGAAGGGCGTTGCGGCTTTCTGCGAACGATACGGCCTGAAGCCCGAGGAGCTGATGGCCGTGCGCGGCCCGAGCCTGGGGCCGTCCGCCAGCCAGTTCACCAACTTCGAGGCCGAGTTCGGGGCCGGATTCCGCGAACACTTCGACCCGGCCACCCAGACCGTGAACCTGTGGCAGCTCACCGTGGCGCAGCTCCTGGCCGCCGGACTCAGGCGCGAGCGCATCTTCGGCCTGGACCTGTGCACCCACAGCCTCAGGGCGTTCCATTCCTATAGGAGGGACAAGGCCCAGTCGGGCAGGCAGGCCAGTTTGATCTGGATGGAGTGA